From Desmospora profundinema, a single genomic window includes:
- a CDS encoding metal ABC transporter permease, giving the protein MPSIETILRFLSDPNTLWVLSGTMLLGLSSGVIGAFAFLRKRSLMGDVLAHAALPGICIAFMLTGAKSPIFFLIGAILSGVLASIAINVITRFSRIKEDTALGLILSVFFGFGIVLLTQIQHQGSGNQSGLDKFLFGQSASLVGEDVWVMGSVAVLLLVVTFLFFKEFKLLCFDAGFGRSLGFPMTALDLFLMLLLVVAVVIGLQAAGVVLVVALIVTPAAAARYWTERLDIMLILSAILGGLSGALGTGLSTMGYNLPTGPLIVVAASFIFFISMVFAPQRGLLAKALRLARVRRETAQESILHMLYEARERGAGPVTVRDVATRFTLSSWRLQQAVRNLVKKGWIRIESRGEDRVLTATENGWQAAYNSVLHARLTEVWMMHENEVGGAIRDPDSGALREEIPEDILPTLWKLLILHGREPQWKPSLVQKPEQGGVEG; this is encoded by the coding sequence ATGCCATCTATAGAAACTATCTTGCGATTTTTGAGCGATCCCAACACCCTGTGGGTGTTGTCGGGAACGATGCTATTAGGCCTTTCCAGCGGAGTGATCGGTGCTTTCGCCTTCCTCCGGAAGCGAAGCCTGATGGGGGACGTTCTCGCCCACGCCGCACTTCCTGGGATCTGTATCGCTTTCATGCTGACCGGAGCCAAAAGCCCGATCTTTTTCCTGATCGGCGCAATCCTGAGCGGGGTGCTGGCCTCGATCGCCATCAACGTCATCACCCGCTTCTCCCGCATCAAGGAAGACACGGCCTTAGGCTTGATCCTTTCCGTCTTTTTCGGGTTTGGCATCGTCTTGTTAACACAGATCCAACACCAGGGCAGCGGCAACCAAAGCGGTTTGGACAAATTTTTGTTTGGTCAATCCGCTTCCCTGGTTGGAGAAGATGTCTGGGTGATGGGCAGTGTAGCCGTTCTATTATTGGTCGTCACCTTCCTCTTTTTTAAGGAATTCAAATTGCTTTGTTTTGATGCGGGCTTCGGACGCAGCCTGGGATTTCCCATGACTGCACTGGACCTGTTCCTGATGCTGCTCCTGGTGGTGGCTGTCGTTATCGGTCTTCAGGCGGCGGGCGTTGTGCTGGTGGTCGCACTCATCGTGACACCGGCTGCAGCTGCCCGATACTGGACAGAGCGACTGGACATCATGTTGATCTTGTCCGCGATTTTAGGCGGACTCTCCGGTGCATTGGGGACAGGGTTGAGTACCATGGGGTACAATCTCCCCACCGGCCCTCTGATCGTCGTGGCAGCCTCCTTTATCTTTTTCATTTCCATGGTGTTTGCTCCGCAACGCGGACTGTTGGCGAAAGCCTTACGGTTGGCTCGTGTCCGCCGGGAGACGGCTCAGGAGTCAATCCTTCACATGTTGTACGAAGCTCGTGAGCGCGGAGCAGGCCCTGTCACCGTCCGTGATGTTGCCACACGGTTCACCTTATCGTCATGGCGACTCCAACAAGCCGTGCGCAACCTCGTGAAAAAAGGATGGATCCGAATCGAATCCCGAGGAGAAGACCGGGTCCTGACTGCTACGGAAAACGGTTGGCAAGCCGCCTACAACAGCGTGTTGCACGCACGCCTGACAGAGGTGTGGATGATGCACGAAAACGAAGTAGGCGGCGCCATCCGCGACCCCGACAGTGGTGCATTACGAGAAGAAATCCCCGAAGACATCCTCCCCACACTGTGGAAACTATTGATTCTGCATGGACGGGAGCCTCAGTGGAAACCATCCCTGGTGCAAAAGCCTGAACAAGGGGGGGTGGAAGGATGA
- a CDS encoding metal ABC transporter permease, whose translation MGMTIIITGAMVAIACGFLGCFLILRRLAMVGDAISHAVLPGIVVAYLISGTKDSVWMLLGAAAFGLLCTFLIQILSQQGVQHDAAISVTFTFLFAVGVILVSLYTRQVHLDLDHVLYGEIAYVPFNTWTLFGWEAGPRAMWIVGAALFLSLVVVGLLYKEFKVVAFDPQMAAALGIPVLLIHYLLMGLVSVTTVASFESVGAILVVAMLIVPGATAYLLTDKLEWMLAISALVGILSSIFGYWISLWLDASIAGSMTVAAGLLFVCAFLFSPLHGVVTRWIVRRSMRLAAIKGGEG comes from the coding sequence ATGGGAATGACCATCATTATTACCGGCGCCATGGTCGCAATCGCCTGCGGTTTTTTAGGTTGTTTTCTAATCCTGCGGCGGTTGGCTATGGTGGGAGACGCGATCAGTCATGCCGTTCTTCCCGGAATCGTCGTCGCTTATCTGATCAGCGGTACCAAGGATTCGGTTTGGATGTTGTTGGGAGCCGCTGCATTCGGCCTCTTGTGTACATTCCTGATCCAAATTTTGAGCCAGCAGGGAGTCCAACATGATGCAGCCATCAGCGTGACTTTCACCTTTCTCTTTGCAGTGGGGGTGATCCTGGTCTCTCTGTACACACGGCAGGTTCATCTGGACCTGGACCACGTTTTGTACGGGGAAATCGCCTATGTGCCATTCAATACCTGGACCTTGTTTGGTTGGGAAGCCGGCCCCCGTGCCATGTGGATCGTGGGAGCCGCTCTGTTCCTGTCCCTGGTGGTGGTGGGTCTGTTGTACAAGGAGTTCAAAGTGGTTGCCTTTGATCCGCAGATGGCTGCTGCTCTGGGAATTCCCGTCTTATTGATCCACTATTTACTGATGGGATTGGTCTCCGTCACAACAGTGGCATCCTTTGAAAGTGTCGGTGCCATATTGGTGGTAGCCATGTTAATCGTACCGGGAGCGACCGCCTATCTGTTGACGGACAAATTGGAATGGATGCTTGCCATCAGCGCCCTCGTCGGGATCCTGAGCTCCATCTTCGGCTATTGGATCTCATTGTGGCTGGATGCCTCCATCGCCGGATCGATGACGGTCGCCGCAGGACTGCTTTTCGTCTGCGCGTTCCTCTTCTCTCCCCTGCACGGAGTCGTCACACGCTGGATCGTTCGTCGGTCGATGCGCTTGGCCGCGATCAAAGGAGGAGAAGGGTGA
- a CDS encoding YebC/PmpR family DNA-binding transcriptional regulator has translation MAGHSKWKNIQHRKGRQDAIRGKMFAKLSREIMVAAREGGGDPEQNQRLRLAIAKARSQNMPNDNIDRAIKRGTGEEGGGHYEAVTYEGYGPAGAAVMVEALTDNRNRTAADMRHIFSKRDGNLGESGCVAWMFERKGLLRVDRESTEMGEDDLMMLALEAGAEDFEVTEDVIEVFTAPEAFEDVKNAIEAEGIRFSTAEVTMVPTNTVDVDGEHIPKILALMEALEDHDDVQNVYANFDIDEAELEKL, from the coding sequence ATGGCCGGCCATTCCAAGTGGAAAAACATCCAACATCGCAAAGGGCGTCAAGATGCCATCAGAGGGAAAATGTTCGCCAAATTGTCAAGGGAGATTATGGTGGCTGCACGGGAAGGAGGCGGCGATCCGGAACAGAACCAGCGCCTTCGTCTCGCCATCGCCAAAGCTCGTTCCCAAAACATGCCCAATGACAACATTGATCGGGCGATCAAGCGGGGAACAGGGGAAGAGGGCGGCGGTCATTATGAAGCCGTCACGTATGAAGGATATGGTCCAGCCGGGGCCGCCGTCATGGTGGAAGCCCTGACGGACAACCGCAACCGTACCGCTGCCGACATGCGCCATATTTTTTCCAAAAGGGATGGCAACCTGGGTGAATCCGGCTGTGTCGCGTGGATGTTTGAGCGCAAAGGGCTGCTCCGTGTGGACCGAGAGTCGACGGAGATGGGAGAAGATGACCTGATGATGTTGGCTCTGGAAGCCGGAGCAGAGGATTTCGAGGTGACAGAGGATGTCATTGAAGTGTTCACGGCTCCGGAAGCGTTCGAGGATGTGAAAAATGCCATAGAAGCAGAAGGGATTCGTTTTTCCACTGCTGAGGTGACGATGGTTCCTACCAATACCGTGGATGTAGACGGGGAGCATATACCTAAGATCCTGGCGCTGATGGAAGCCTTGGAGGACCATGACGACGTTCAAAACGTATATGCCAATTTCGATATCGACGAAGCGGAGTTGGAAAAACTATGA
- a CDS encoding phosphotransferase: MNGREWEGERKAGSDEHLLWERLLGERITDIQPFRRNWLVTTSHGCWVAKQSRRPAFLRWWAGVDREMRNRGFKGMPRWLTDGQKWQLSAWIQGRSAQYGDRNDLTGSAGVLGKFHRLGRRLHTPTLSPGRHLIRRVEERFHSFVQLIRTTPPSSQVRQVLQPVEGELLHCGQQVLDALARYPWDYWCGREQRMQSLVHRDLASHNWVWDFTGKGWLIDFDTAGYDLQVGDLWQLLSRAMWEQDWDVSILHRTMAAYERERPLPLVERELLRILLAFPNEIYREALGLSRGDPDYALARTLPYLQSLVAKVSRWRPWTRFRPWLV; encoded by the coding sequence GTGAATGGCCGGGAATGGGAAGGGGAGCGTAAGGCAGGTTCGGATGAACACCTCCTTTGGGAACGGTTGCTGGGGGAGCGAATCACCGATATCCAGCCGTTCCGGCGGAATTGGCTGGTGACAACTTCCCATGGTTGTTGGGTGGCAAAGCAGTCGCGGCGACCCGCCTTTCTCCGTTGGTGGGCTGGAGTGGATCGAGAAATGAGGAACCGCGGCTTTAAAGGAATGCCTCGGTGGTTGACGGATGGACAGAAATGGCAATTGTCTGCCTGGATTCAGGGACGAAGTGCCCAATACGGAGATCGGAACGATCTTACTGGCAGTGCGGGTGTACTGGGAAAGTTTCACCGATTGGGACGTAGATTGCATACCCCTACGCTTTCCCCCGGACGCCATTTGATTAGGCGGGTGGAAGAGCGATTCCATTCCTTTGTCCAATTGATCCGTACGACTCCGCCCTCATCCCAGGTACGGCAAGTGTTACAACCGGTGGAGGGAGAACTCCTCCACTGCGGGCAACAAGTGCTGGACGCGCTGGCTCGTTATCCATGGGATTACTGGTGTGGCAGAGAGCAGAGGATGCAAAGTTTGGTTCACCGGGATCTGGCCAGTCACAATTGGGTATGGGACTTTACCGGCAAGGGCTGGCTGATCGATTTTGATACCGCCGGATACGATTTGCAGGTGGGAGATTTGTGGCAATTGCTCTCCCGGGCGATGTGGGAACAGGATTGGGATGTTTCTATCCTGCACCGGACGATGGCTGCCTATGAGAGGGAACGCCCTCTCCCGTTAGTGGAACGGGAGCTGCTCCGGATTCTGTTGGCCTTTCCCAATGAAATCTATCGAGAAGCACTGGGACTGAGCCGAGGTGACCCCGATTATGCACTGGCCCGCACCCTGCCGTATCTACAGAGCTTGGTGGCCAAGGTTTCCCGTTGGCGACCGTGGACTCGCTTTCGGCCGTGGTTGGTCTGA
- a CDS encoding LysM peptidoglycan-binding domain-containing protein — translation MKLHIVQPGDTVWSIARRFDIPIQTLLHANDDLGDPDRLEPGTKVRIPTGKVPVSLHKTSEAAVQQEPTPSPSKESSSSRESSMERPSLGRDWRVPPPYPSPGVPPMPEAPKYQPQEPMPLMPPGTMPSPYPGLTPDMPPTTYPTPAQPPRKGCGCGPKQPAHPYPPSPMMPGPGYPAPGPMHPMPGPGYPAPGPMYPMPGMGYPAPGPMYPMPGVGYPAPGHRYPMPGVGYPAPGHRYPMPGVGYPAPGHRYPMPGVGDPAPGYPGTPGMTHPMTPSSEEATPPDAPLKAPSSLGPLHPLPLESSEQNNGQTRDYTELFRNEEERESSSAEL, via the coding sequence GTGAAATTGCACATCGTGCAGCCCGGGGACACCGTGTGGTCGATCGCCCGTCGCTTCGACATCCCGATTCAGACCCTGTTGCACGCCAATGATGACCTCGGGGACCCTGATCGCTTGGAGCCCGGGACCAAGGTGCGGATTCCCACCGGTAAGGTTCCGGTCTCTTTGCATAAAACAAGCGAAGCAGCGGTCCAGCAGGAGCCGACACCCTCACCATCGAAGGAAAGCTCCAGTTCCAGAGAGTCATCGATGGAACGGCCATCACTGGGAAGAGATTGGAGGGTTCCGCCCCCCTATCCTTCTCCGGGAGTGCCGCCCATGCCTGAAGCCCCTAAGTACCAACCTCAGGAGCCCATGCCGCTGATGCCGCCGGGTACGATGCCCTCTCCATACCCAGGGTTGACTCCCGACATGCCGCCTACTACCTATCCCACCCCCGCACAACCACCCAGAAAAGGTTGTGGTTGTGGCCCGAAACAGCCCGCACATCCATATCCCCCTTCACCAATGATGCCGGGACCGGGCTATCCCGCACCGGGTCCGATGCATCCGATGCCGGGACCGGGCTATCCCGCACCGGGTCCGATGTATCCGATGCCCGGGATGGGCTATCCCGCACCCGGTCCGATGTATCCGATGCCCGGGGTGGGTTATCCCGCACCTGGTCACCGATATCCGATGCCCGGGGTGGGTTATCCTGCACCTGGTCACCGATATCCGATGCCCGGGGTGGGTTATCCTGCACCTGGTCACCGATATCCGATGCCCGGAGTAGGCGACCCCGCACCTGGTTATCCAGGCACCCCAGGTATGACTCACCCGATGACACCTTCATCAGAGGAGGCTACTCCCCCGGATGCTCCTCTAAAGGCCCCCTCTTCGTTGGGCCCTCTGCATCCACTGCCTCTGGAAAGCTCGGAACAAAACAACGGTCAGACTCGTGATTACACCGAGCTTTTCCGCAATGAGGAAGAACGGGAGAGCAGTTCCGCCGAGCTGTGA
- a CDS encoding SGNH/GDSL hydrolase family protein, which produces MKIKGRPLWITIYILSFTSLVLLLIGFSWALAEVTGTSSAPQPEEARETDTIATPGGERLLVSLGDSLTRGTGDATGQGYFGRVRSSLREQDPTVNAVNLGIKGQTSSELKQQLTQKQVRDLLNNASWITLTIGGNDLFRGSGSLESIDRNEATATKEEYVDNLKTILESIRKENPEAPVLIFGLYNPFGNLEDRETTDALVREWNQSIEETIANDPGVVMIPVYDLFQLNPDHYLYTDHFHPNDNGYQMMADRLLQTLNAWEERPEVNTDAR; this is translated from the coding sequence ATGAAAATCAAAGGTCGACCGCTTTGGATCACAATCTACATTTTGTCATTTACGTCGCTCGTACTCCTGTTGATTGGATTTTCCTGGGCTTTGGCGGAAGTAACGGGAACCTCCTCCGCCCCCCAACCAGAGGAAGCAAGAGAAACCGACACCATAGCTACTCCCGGTGGTGAACGTCTACTGGTCAGTCTGGGAGATTCCCTCACCCGGGGAACCGGCGACGCTACCGGACAGGGATATTTTGGCCGGGTACGTTCGTCCCTCCGGGAACAAGATCCGACCGTCAACGCCGTCAACTTGGGAATTAAAGGACAAACCTCGTCTGAGTTGAAACAGCAACTGACGCAAAAACAAGTTCGTGATCTCCTGAACAACGCCAGTTGGATTACCTTAACCATCGGGGGAAACGACCTATTTCGCGGAAGCGGCTCCTTAGAATCCATCGACCGGAATGAAGCTACCGCTACCAAGGAAGAGTACGTCGACAATTTGAAAACCATACTGGAATCGATCCGGAAGGAAAATCCCGAGGCTCCGGTGCTTATCTTCGGTCTCTATAATCCCTTTGGCAACTTGGAGGATCGTGAGACCACCGATGCTCTGGTACGCGAATGGAATCAAAGCATCGAAGAAACCATAGCAAACGACCCCGGTGTGGTCATGATCCCTGTGTACGACCTATTTCAGCTCAATCCTGACCACTACCTGTATACGGATCATTTCCATCCCAATGACAACGGTTATCAGATGATGGCTGACCGTCTCTTGCAAACGCTAAACGCATGGGAGGAACGACCGGAGGTGAATACGGATGCCCGGTAA
- a CDS encoding ABC transporter ATP-binding protein, which yields MPGNDRKAVLSVRGLSKTIGKRKIVQDVAFDVWEGEIFGFLGPNGAGKTTTIRMLVGLIRPTGGTVTIEGHDLTRHFTQAISQVGAIVENPEMYPYLTGRENLEHFARMEGQIPTERIEEVVQLVELRDRIDEPVKTYSLGMRQRLGIAQALLRRPRLLILDEPTNGLDPSGIREMRRFIQRLAKEQGISVFISSHILHEVQLLCDRVAIISKGKVVRTGPVSQLLEGESPVEWRVHPTEKGVEIFRSLPAVTALESLSDSGVIRTHLPEDSIADVNRALLEAGVQVTEIRRKHPTLEDVFLQMTEGDHIA from the coding sequence ATGCCCGGTAATGATCGCAAGGCTGTTTTGTCCGTTCGAGGATTGAGCAAAACCATCGGAAAACGGAAAATCGTTCAGGATGTCGCTTTCGATGTGTGGGAGGGGGAAATTTTTGGTTTTTTAGGGCCCAACGGTGCCGGAAAAACAACCACTATCCGCATGCTGGTGGGTCTGATTCGTCCCACCGGCGGAACGGTCACCATCGAGGGACACGACCTCACCCGACACTTTACTCAAGCGATCAGCCAAGTGGGAGCCATCGTTGAAAACCCGGAGATGTACCCCTATCTCACCGGACGAGAAAATCTGGAACATTTCGCCCGAATGGAAGGGCAAATCCCAACGGAGCGGATCGAAGAAGTGGTACAACTAGTCGAACTGAGGGATCGAATCGACGAACCTGTAAAAACATACTCCCTCGGCATGCGCCAACGGCTGGGGATTGCCCAGGCACTCCTGCGCCGTCCCCGGTTGCTGATCCTGGACGAACCCACCAACGGTTTGGATCCATCCGGTATACGGGAGATGCGCCGGTTTATCCAACGACTCGCCAAAGAGCAGGGAATCAGCGTCTTTATCTCCAGCCACATTCTGCATGAAGTTCAACTGTTATGTGACCGAGTCGCCATAATCAGTAAAGGGAAAGTGGTTCGAACAGGACCCGTCAGCCAGCTTCTCGAGGGGGAGTCACCCGTGGAATGGCGTGTGCATCCGACGGAAAAAGGTGTGGAGATATTTCGTTCCCTTCCTGCCGTCACTGCCCTGGAGTCTCTTTCCGACAGCGGTGTCATCCGCACCCATCTCCCGGAAGATTCGATCGCTGACGTCAATCGGGCACTTCTGGAAGCCGGTGTCCAAGTGACCGAGATCCGGCGGAAACATCCGACTCTGGAGGATGTCTTCCTCCAAATGACGGAGGGAGATCACATTGCGTAA
- a CDS encoding ABC transporter permease yields the protein MRNGISLIYNELLKMVKKKRLLVVLLIVAILIPIFTYAQYRTVQNTVEQLGTDDWRSVLQQQIIDSQNRLSSSRLPEEWREYLKLNIQQQQYYLDHDINPMAPGAPTFVRQFIQESISLFLPLLVVVVASDIVSSEHSAGTIKMLLTRPVRRWRILLSKYLALLLVVSLVVMATAVLGYLISGVIFGYSGWTMPVLTGFQEENGELLTDEVRLIPQWQAILMGYGLGWFSCVAVATIAFMVSVLVRSTAASMGIMMAALISGSLLTQLAPSWSTLKYLAFTNLRLTDYLSGNPTMIEGMTLPFSLTVLGTWSLVSLAVAFTVFIRKDVLA from the coding sequence TTGCGTAACGGAATCAGCCTCATCTACAACGAACTGTTGAAGATGGTAAAGAAAAAACGGCTGCTGGTTGTCCTTCTGATCGTAGCCATCCTGATCCCCATCTTCACCTACGCCCAATACCGTACCGTCCAAAACACAGTGGAACAATTGGGCACGGACGATTGGCGTTCGGTGCTTCAACAGCAGATTATCGACAGCCAAAACCGCCTCTCCTCCAGCCGCCTACCGGAAGAATGGCGGGAATATCTCAAATTGAACATTCAACAACAACAATACTACCTGGATCATGACATCAACCCGATGGCACCGGGTGCCCCCACCTTTGTGCGGCAGTTTATCCAGGAGTCCATATCCCTGTTTTTACCTTTGTTGGTGGTAGTGGTCGCCTCCGATATCGTCTCGTCGGAACATTCCGCCGGCACCATCAAGATGTTGCTCACCCGACCGGTACGACGGTGGCGCATCTTGCTCAGCAAGTATCTCGCCCTGCTTCTCGTCGTCTCACTGGTGGTAATGGCGACTGCGGTATTGGGTTATCTGATCTCCGGTGTGATCTTCGGGTATTCCGGCTGGACAATGCCGGTATTAACCGGATTTCAAGAAGAAAACGGCGAACTGCTCACGGATGAGGTGCGCCTGATCCCACAATGGCAAGCCATCCTGATGGGGTACGGCTTGGGTTGGTTCTCCTGTGTGGCCGTGGCCACCATCGCCTTTATGGTCTCAGTGTTGGTCAGAAGCACCGCTGCCAGCATGGGGATCATGATGGCAGCCCTGATTTCCGGCAGCCTGCTCACCCAGCTAGCCCCGTCATGGTCCACCTTGAAATATCTGGCCTTTACCAACCTGCGGCTGACGGACTACCTCAGCGGCAACCCGACCATGATCGAAGGGATGACCCTTCCCTTCTCCCTGACAGTCCTGGGAACCTGGTCGCTTGTCTCCCTCGCTGTCGCCTTCACCGTGTTTATTCGCAAAGACGTTTTGGCCTGA
- the gndA gene encoding NADP-dependent phosphogluconate dehydrogenase, with the protein MSKQQIGVIGLAVMGKNLALNMESKGFSVSVYNRSREKTDAFMEEAGQKNIVGTYTLEEFVHSLESPRKIMLMVKAGSATDATIEQLKPLLDEGDILIDGGNAFFQDTLRRSKELEEAGFRFVGAGVSGGEEGALKGPSIMPGGPRSAYEQVAPIFSAIAAQVNGEPCTTYIGPDGAGHYVKMVHNGIEYGDMQLITEAYHLMKDVLELSTDKLHQVFSEWNRGELDSYLIEITADIFTKKDDETGKPIVDVILDTAGQKGTGKWTSQSALDLGVPLSIITQSVFSRFLSAMKAERERAAQVLPGPVATGVDNKEEWIEAIRQALYASKICSYAQGFAQMKAASDEYEWDLDYGSIAMIFRGGCIIRARFLQNIKEAYDAEPALANLLLSPYFKDIVERYQDSWRKVVSLAIQQGIPVPGLSSALAYYDSYRCARLPANLLQAQRDYFGAHTYQRIDKEGTFHTEWLK; encoded by the coding sequence TTGTCGAAGCAACAGATCGGAGTAATCGGTTTAGCCGTCATGGGGAAAAACCTTGCTCTTAATATGGAGTCTAAGGGTTTCTCCGTCTCCGTATACAACCGCTCCCGTGAAAAAACAGATGCATTTATGGAAGAGGCCGGCCAAAAAAATATCGTCGGCACCTACACATTGGAAGAATTCGTTCATTCCCTGGAATCACCGCGCAAAATCATGTTGATGGTAAAAGCCGGATCCGCCACCGACGCCACCATCGAACAACTGAAACCGCTGTTGGATGAAGGGGACATCCTCATCGACGGAGGCAACGCCTTCTTCCAGGACACCCTGCGCCGCAGCAAGGAGCTGGAAGAGGCCGGGTTCCGCTTTGTCGGTGCAGGCGTTTCCGGCGGTGAAGAAGGCGCATTAAAAGGGCCGTCTATTATGCCCGGCGGACCGCGGAGCGCCTATGAACAGGTGGCTCCCATCTTCTCCGCCATCGCCGCCCAAGTGAACGGCGAACCCTGCACCACCTATATCGGCCCTGACGGTGCCGGCCACTATGTCAAAATGGTGCACAACGGCATTGAATACGGGGATATGCAACTGATTACGGAAGCATACCACCTAATGAAAGACGTTCTGGAACTGTCTACGGACAAGCTTCACCAGGTCTTCTCCGAATGGAATCGAGGGGAACTGGACAGCTACCTGATCGAAATCACCGCCGACATTTTCACCAAAAAAGACGACGAAACCGGCAAACCGATCGTAGATGTGATTCTGGATACGGCGGGTCAAAAAGGCACCGGCAAATGGACCAGCCAAAGTGCGCTCGATTTGGGCGTGCCACTCTCCATTATCACCCAATCCGTCTTCTCTCGCTTCCTGTCTGCGATGAAAGCGGAACGGGAACGGGCCGCTCAAGTTCTTCCCGGACCGGTTGCCACCGGCGTCGACAACAAGGAAGAGTGGATTGAGGCGATCCGCCAGGCGCTCTACGCCAGCAAGATCTGTTCCTACGCCCAGGGCTTCGCCCAGATGAAGGCCGCTTCCGACGAATACGAATGGGATTTGGATTACGGCAGCATCGCCATGATCTTCCGTGGCGGCTGCATTATCCGGGCACGCTTCCTGCAAAACATCAAAGAAGCCTACGACGCCGAGCCGGCATTGGCTAACTTGCTTCTCTCCCCGTATTTTAAAGACATCGTGGAACGATATCAGGATTCCTGGCGCAAGGTGGTCTCTTTAGCCATCCAACAGGGCATTCCCGTTCCGGGCTTGTCCTCCGCCCTTGCATACTATGACAGTTATCGCTGCGCCCGGTTGCCCGCCAACCTGCTGCAGGCTCAACGGGACTACTTCGGTGCCCACACCTACCAACGCATTGACAAAGAAGGAACCTTTCACACGGAATGGTTAAAATAA
- a CDS encoding aldo/keto reductase, translating to MFRSLRERVTLNNRVQMPWVGLGLYKVRPGEEVERVVQQALELGYHHFDTAAAYGNEEGVGRAVRNSGVPREDVFITTKVSNDRQGYGSTLEAFEESLERLGTDYIDLYLIHWPVPGKYVDTWRALERLHDEGRIKAIGVSNFEIHHLRDVMDAGSVTPAVNQIEFHPYLTQGALVSFCKNEGIRPVAWSPLCRGKLLKEPVIQKIAERHGKNEAQVVLRWDLEKGVATIPKTVREERMRNNANLFDFDLSQDEVAQIDALNKNERIGPHPDQIDF from the coding sequence ATGTTCAGAAGCTTGCGTGAGCGCGTCACGTTGAATAACCGTGTACAGATGCCCTGGGTGGGGTTGGGTTTGTACAAGGTCCGACCCGGTGAAGAGGTGGAGCGGGTGGTACAACAGGCCTTGGAGCTGGGATATCACCATTTTGATACCGCAGCCGCATACGGCAACGAAGAGGGGGTGGGCCGGGCGGTTCGCAACTCAGGAGTGCCCCGTGAGGATGTGTTTATCACCACAAAAGTGTCAAACGACCGTCAGGGATACGGCTCTACCTTAGAAGCATTTGAGGAAAGTCTGGAACGGTTGGGGACGGACTATATCGACCTGTACCTGATTCATTGGCCGGTGCCGGGAAAATATGTGGATACGTGGAGAGCGTTGGAGCGGCTGCATGATGAGGGAAGAATCAAAGCCATCGGTGTCAGCAATTTCGAGATCCATCATTTGAGAGATGTGATGGATGCAGGCTCAGTAACGCCTGCTGTCAACCAAATTGAGTTTCATCCCTATCTCACACAGGGTGCGCTGGTTTCTTTTTGTAAAAACGAAGGGATTCGACCAGTGGCATGGTCCCCTCTGTGCAGAGGCAAGCTGCTGAAGGAGCCGGTCATCCAAAAAATCGCCGAAAGGCATGGGAAAAATGAGGCTCAGGTGGTCCTTCGCTGGGACCTGGAAAAAGGGGTAGCCACCATTCCTAAAACAGTAAGGGAAGAACGGATGAGAAATAATGCGAATCTGTTCGACTTTGATTTATCCCAAGATGAAGTCGCCCAGATCGATGCGTTAAATAAAAACGAGCGAATCGGTCCCCATCCGGATCAGATTGATTTTTGA